The proteins below come from a single Tachypleus tridentatus isolate NWPU-2018 chromosome 13, ASM421037v1, whole genome shotgun sequence genomic window:
- the LOC143240362 gene encoding pre-mRNA-processing factor 6-like yields the protein MMKGQILEQEEKPEMARDSFNQGLKKCPTSISLWLLLSRLEERTGALIKARSVLEKARLRNPKCPELWLEAVRVEIRGGLKDIAQTLMAKAMQECPGSGILWAEAIFMEARPQRKTKSVDALKRCEHDSHVLLAVSKLFWSERKTTKAREWFTRIVKIDPDLGDAWAYFYKFEMLHGTEEQQDEVRKGCVNAEPHHGEHWCSVSKNIQNWRKKTLEILVLAANAVPIPV from the exons ATGATGAAAGGACAGATTTTAGAACAAGAAGAAAAACCCGAAATGGCCAGAGACTCCTTCAACCAGGGA ttgAAGAAATGTCCAACATCTATTTCACTGTGGCTCCTCCTGTCACGCCTAGAGGAAAGAACTGGAGCTTTGATCAAGGCTCGCTCAGTTTTGGAAAAGGCCAGACTTCGAAATCCAAAATGTCCAGAGCTGTGGCTAGAAGCTGTTAGAGTGGAAATTAGAGGAGGGCTAAAAGATATTGCACAGACACTTATGGCTAAAG CTATGCAGGAATGTCCAGGAAGTGGAATTCTTTGGGCAGAAGCCATCTTTATGGAGGCAAGACCACAGAGGAAGACTAAGAGTGTGGATGCACTGAAACGCTGTGAACATGATTCACACGTATTGCTAGCTGTGTCCAA ACTGTTTTGGTCTGAAAGAAAGACAACGAAAGCCAGGGAGTGGTTTACTCGCATAGTAAAGATCGACCCTGACCTTGGAGATGCCTGGGCCTATTTTTACAAGTTTGAAATGTTACATGGAACTGAG GAGCAACAAGATGAAGTTAGAAAGGGCTGTGTTAATGCAGAACCACACCACGGAGAGCACTGGTGTTCTGTATCGAAGAACATCCAAAACTGGAGAAAGAAGACGTTAGAGATTCTTGTTCTTGCAGCCAATGCTGTGCCGATCCCAGTGTGA